A DNA window from Mytilus edulis chromosome 14, xbMytEdul2.2, whole genome shotgun sequence contains the following coding sequences:
- the LOC139504480 gene encoding uncharacterized protein — translation MFIFDATYNYEQIELHGVEDQPKNESGKFWIGVFSDDSTTDIYDASKQVYTWSNWDESSLSLENTDTNGSVQFNSTLCVTGDLSQTLKWVVTNCDERHPYVCQTFDEAVTEAVDVGNHNHVSCPEVLKYRSSNLSRGGNVKRNGSVYSGTNGIFTKDDKVYALTERLDAQKVTTFQDCIVLCTTHAQCNEVIVVSEQICILYI, via the exons ATGTTTATTTTTGATGCTACATATAATTACGAACAAATTGAGCTCCATGGAGTCGAAGATCAACCGAAAAA tgAATCTGGAAAATTTTGGATTGGTGTATTCAGTGATGATTCTACAACAGACATATATGATGCTAGTAAGCAAGTATATACATGGTCAAACTGGGACGAGTCTAGTTTATCGTTAGAGAATACTGACACCAATGGATCTGTTCAATTTAACTCAACACTATGTGTAACAGGAGATCTGAGTCAGACCTTAAAGTGGGTGGTAACAAACTGTGACGAGCGTCACCCTTATGTCTGTCAAACCTTTG ACGAAGCTGTAACAGAAGCTGTTGATGTCGGAAACCATAATCACGTGTCCTGCCCGGAGGTACTTAAATACAGATCTTCAAATTTATCAAGAGGTGGCAATGTAAAAAGGAATGGTTCTGTTTATT ctggaacAAATGGGATATTCACAAAGGATGACAAAGTCTACGCTCTGACAGAACGCTTAGACGCACAGAAAGTGACGACATTTCAGGACTGTATTGTTTTGTGTACAACACATGCTCAGTGTAATGAAGTTATAGTGGTCAGCGAACAAATTTGTattctttacatttaa